The following DNA comes from Suncus etruscus isolate mSunEtr1 chromosome 12, mSunEtr1.pri.cur, whole genome shotgun sequence.
GCACTATGAGACACCAGTAGGTCTCTAATGTCATAATATCTGACAGTGAGTTTTGTGCAGCTTCTTTGTAACTCTATTCAGATCTCAGCCTTGACTGACTACCTCACCTTGCAATTGGGCCAGGTTTTACTGTAAATCTCTTCAACTGTTTTCATGTGACTGCCCGCCTGCCCTTCCCAAGTAGCCATGTGTGCCCATCACTGCCCTCCCTCCCCCAGTGAGCTGGGACCCCTGCTCACTTAGTAGACTTAGTCCAAGACATTTGGGCCACTTTTTTAGTGTGTTTGTATAAATCCTTATTTCAGGCTTCCAAAAGAACTTGTTTCAGTTCCTGAATGGGAAATAAAgatcttttaaaacttttattttttgaatttggtTGGAATAAAATCtcttgaataaataataaaaaaaattattttagtggagagggggcacacccagcagctcaggacttattactggctctatgctttgGGATCACCCCTAGTATatgcagggaccatatgtagtgccaaggatagaactcaggtcagctgcatgcagggctaGTGTCCCACCTATTATTATATATCACTGATGATATATCATTACATCACCATATATcaccatatatatgatatatcatcaatgatataatatatatatttgggggggggatttgggtcacactcggcagcgctcagaggttactcctgcctctacactcagaaatcgctcctggcaggcgcgggggaccatatggggtgctgggattcaaactatcatccttctgcatgcaaggcaaacaccttatctccatgctatctctccagccccgatatataatatatttttatgttacatatatcgtgatatatatatatatgattacatATTGTTATAATATCATTCCTGCCCCCATAGTGGAAATGTACAAAGAAGTTTAGAAGTTCAACTTAGTAACTTGTAGTTAGAGAGAATTTCTCGTGAGATATTTTTACTCCCTGGGTAGTAGTGGTGGAGGTGGGCCTAGTGATGGAGATAAGACCCAGGACCTCATGGCTGATTGTACTGTCCTGAGTAAGGCACACCCCACCCCATCCTGTGCTCTAGTCGAAGACCTTGAACAGTTCCTCAAGTCACAAATCAAAAATGATGACAAGAATTTATttggagaaggggccggagagatagcatggagatagggcgtttggcttgcatgcagaaggatggtggttcgaaccccagcatcccatatggtaccctgagcctgctaggagcgatttctgagcgtggagccaggagtaacccctgagccagactgctgggtgtgacccaaaaaaaaaaaaaaaaaaaaaaaaaaaaaaaaagaagaagaagaaggagaatttATTTGTAGGCtggagccttgcatgcagctaacctgggttcaatccccaccatcccatatggtcccctgagcatgctaggaatgatttctgagtacagagccaggagtaacccctgaacgccactgggtgtggccccaaaacaaaaaaacaaagaaaaaataaattattggaaaTGATGAATTCCGGTTGTTTTCCTTTCCAGGTCCTGCCCTTGTGTTCAGTGATGGGTGTAAGAGGTTTGCAGGGATTTGTGGGCAGTACGTGCCCACATATACGCACAGTGGTGAACTTGAGAGAGCTGGCAGAGCAGCACCAGAACAAGCACCCCAGATGCCCTCCTACCATTGTGGTAGATGCCATGTGTTGTCTCAGATACTGGTACACGCCTGAGTCTTGGGTCTGTGGTGGCCAGTGGAGAGAGTACTTCACCGCTCTGCAGGAGTTTGTTAGGGTCTTTACAGCTGTTGGCATCAAGCTCATCTTCTTTTTTGATGGCATGGTAGAGCAAAATAAGAGAGAGGAATGGGTGAAGCGAAGACTCAAGAACAACAAGGAGATCTCTCGAATTTTCCACTACATCCGGTCACACAGGCAGCAGCCAGGCAGAAATATGTTCTTCATACCCTCAGGACTGGCCATATTCACACGCTTTGCTCTGAAAGCCCTGGGCCAGGAAACACTCTGTTCGCTTCAGGAGGCTGACTATGAGGTGGCTTCCTATGGCCTCCAGAACGACTGTCTGGGGATCCTCGGGGAGGACACCGACTACCTGATATATGACACCTGCCCCTACTTCTCCATCAGCGAGCTCTCCTTGGACACGCTGGAGACAGTCATGCTCTGCAGGGACAAGCTCTGTGAGACCTTGGCCCTTCGCCGAGCTGACCTTCCTCTCCTGGCCTGCCTGCTCGGCAACGACATCGTCCCAGAAGGCCTGTTTGAGAGCTTTCGGTATAGGTGCTTGTCGTCCTACACTTCGGTGAAAGGGAACTTTAACAAGAGGGGCAACATCATCTTAGCTGTGGCAGACCACATAGCTAAAGTCCTTCATCTGTACCAGGGTGAGAAAAAGCTAGAAGAGATGTTGCCTTTGGGACcaaacaaagctcttttttataaaGGACTGGCATCGTATCTCTTGCCAGGACAGGAATCTCCCTGGGTTTTCCAAAATCCTGAAGACGTAATAACTTTGAACAAAGAGTACATAGACCCTAAATCCACCATCCCAGAAGTTCTTGTAACTGCAGACCCTGAATCCAGCAAGCAAGAAGTTGCCATGTATATAGATCCTGAAAGTGGTCAAGAAATTCCCATGTGTGCGGGCTCTGAGTCCAAGCAAGAATGTTCCATACCTGTGTATCATGAATCCAAGCGAGCATCACCTCGAGAGGCAGACCTTGAGTGTGAGCCGGAGGCTGAAAGGAAACATGGAGATCTCACGAAGTCACAGCCTGAAGTCAAGCGCCAATCGACCATGGGTTCAGACCCAGAAATCTTAATGGTATGTTGATGTGTCCACTCACATCTGTCTTGTCTGGAAGTGTGTTGTTCATtgaggaatttttgtttttatttttgggccacacccggtgacactcagggtgtgtctatatgttcagaaattgcccctggcttgggggaccgtatgggactcggggggatctaaccatggtccgtcctaggctagcacacacaaggtaGAGACACCTTAATGCCCTGTGCCACCATTCCTGCCTCTCATTGAGGAATTTGTCTGTGAGAAGCTGACAATAATGTGCAGTGGTCATGTCATGGCTCTATGTGGTAGGGAGGAATCTGGGTGTTTGGTGGGAAGTATGACTCAGAAGGATTGATTATTTACCCTCAAAAAGAGTACTAGAAGATCAAAAGAGAAAGACCATTGTAGGTTAAGGTGAGTTCCTAGAGGTTTTCAGGGGAAGAAGCAGAGCCATATCTGAAATTCACTTTGAATTGGCAAATCTAGGGGGTTGAGGCTGAGCACAGTTGAGTTTTGAATCTGGGTCACCTAGGGGCACAGTGGTCAATAAACAGGCTGGAGCCTGGAGTATAACGGGAGAAGCATTTGGGAAAGGTAGCACATGGTCAGATTATGGACACTTGTAATGCCACACGAAGATTTTGATAGTCATGTGGAATACTTACTAATGGAGGGCCCCAATTATCCATATTGTATTTGCTTCTGTCCTAGGTATATTCTTCACATTATCTCATTTAATACTTTCAACAGCCCCTTGAGAGGAATTATCTAATATTACAAATGAGACATACGGCCACAGAAGCCTTCTGTTGTTCTACAGCGGTGGCTGTCGGTCTCTGGTGCGATTACAAGTGTGGGAATTCTGGGTCATTTTTCATGGTTCCTCATGCCAGGCCTGTTCTTTTGCCATGCCTGGTCCCAACTTGTGATGTCTGATGCCTGCAGTCAGCTCAGAACTTTGCCTCTTCTCCTGCCTTTTCTGTAGTATGCAGAGTTGACGCCCTTTTCCTTGCCTTCCACAGCTTTAGGATAGAAACCAGAATGTGCAGGAGGCCCCTCACACCTCTCCATCAGGCCTCCTGGAAAGCTCTCCTGGCCCATAGACAGGTTTCTCTTGTCACACACAGCTCAGTATCACTCACACATTCCACACAGCCCTGAGCCCTGCATTGTGGAGCTACTAGACTGATAGTGTCTGGGTCTGACTCAGATCACTCCCCTCCGCTCTCATGCTAGTGTGTGCCTTTACTTTTTGGCTGTTCTGTACTTAGTGATCACTTCTAGCTCTGCtcgaggaccatctgggatgccagggcttgaaccagccatttgcaaggcaaacgccctcgctgtgctattgctccagccctgtgctGGTTTCTTAAATCTTCAGTGGGCTGTTCCTTTTCacttgtatcttttatttttttattttgggggggggtcaaatCTGCTGGTGCTAAGGGATTGCTCCTGGGCATCCTAGAAGTGCTGAAGCTCAAACCAAGGTTCTGCTGTGTGCAGGGCAGGTACCATAgcctctttactatctctcccaatcctcttagaatttttttggttttggcccatacctggtggtgcttagggcttacaactggttctatgcccagggatcactcctggcattcagGAGctctatatggtgccaggaattgaaactgggtcagcttcatgGAAGGCAGGGTGTAGCTTCCTTAATTTATCTGAGAGGAGAGTGAGGAGAAAGAACAGATCCCTGCAGAAATTACCCCAGCTGAACTGCTCTGAGGTTAGGGGAGAGTGGGGGTGTGTGGTCTGTACCCCTGGAGCTGGGCAGGACAGAGTCCCTTGGTGTGGGATAGCACTAAAGCAAAAGTTGCCCTGTGCAGAGACACTTGCTGCCTGCTCTTTCCATTAGCCCAGGGCTTTTGCTTCACTCTTGGAAAGCATTTGTATGTTTTTAATCCTGTACGTTCCCcaatttctttcatctgtttgaTGAAAGATGCTCCAGGGAAAGGCCACGCACCTTGCTCCCTGGCATTGCTCTGTCCCTCCATAGCAGAGCATTTTGGAAGAGAAGTCAGCCTCAGGAATAAGTGTGTGGATCACTTCACATGGGATAACCTGACATAATCCTCAGTTTAGAAAAAAGCAGTGCACTGACAACGGTCTGGTCAACGAGTCCAGAGGGTAATTAGGAGAACTGACTTGAGAACCAGTGATGCCCATGAAGGGCAAAGGGTGCTGCACCTCAGATGCTGTGCAGCTACCAAAATTGGAGATTTGCTAGCAGGATGGTTCTAATTGACTATGACTTTTTGTCACGATATCAActcttgaaataaaaaaggaatcagaactggaagaagaaatggaaaattatattGAAGTACTTCTGCTTTAACAGATCATGAAGTGCTTGACAGCTCAAAAGGAGCACTGAGATAAATAAGTTCActgcagattttatttatttattttattttattttttttggtttttgggccacaccctgtgacactcaggggttactcctggctatgcgctcagaagttacaccctgtgacactcaggggttactcctggctatgcgctcagaagttgctcctggcttcttgggggaccatatgggacgccgggggatcgaaccgcggtccgtcctaggctagcgcaggcaaggcaggcaccttacctccagcgccaccgcccggcccagattttatttattttaaataaacactatGATTTGCAGAGTTGCTCATAGCAGGGTTTCAAGTACATGGTGTTCTAGCACCAGTCCCTCCAGTGCCCCCTTCCTTCCACCAGAGCCCCCAGGTGCCCACCACCAGCCTGCCTCCTGGGCAGGCACATTCTAGGGTAAGTTATAGTTTGGTTTTTCCAGTGTCACTTGCTTTATAGTTTTAACTGTACGAACCTCACATCTCTCCACCACCATGTGCTCAAACTTCTT
Coding sequences within:
- the FAM120B gene encoding constitutive coactivator of peroxisome proliferator-activated receptor gamma isoform X2, whose protein sequence is MGVRGLQGFVGSTCPHIRTVVNLRELAEQHQNKHPRCPPTIVVDAMCCLRYWYTPESWVCGGQWREYFTALQEFVRVFTAVGIKLIFFFDGMVEQNKREEWVKRRLKNNKEISRIFHYIRSHRQQPGRNMFFIPSGLAIFTRFALKALGQETLCSLQEADYEVASYGLQNDCLGILGEDTDYLIYDTCPYFSISELSLDTLETVMLCRDKLCETLALRRADLPLLACLLGNDIVPEGLFESFRYRCLSSYTSVKGNFNKRGNIILAVADHIAKVLHLYQGEKKLEEMLPLGPNKALFYKGLASYLLPGQESPWVFQNPEDVITLNKEYIDPKSTIPEVLVTADPESSKQEVAMYIDPESGQEIPMCAGSESKQECSIPVYHESKRASPREADLECEPEAERKHGDLTKSQPEVKRQSTMGSDPEILMVARTQHVQAESYLVYNIMTSREIECSNTLEDALDQALPSQAFIYRPVRQRVYSLLLSHITDGADSFPAVKEWFVYAGNPLQHPDFVRPLQMNMPGGTPNLKLLWLNRQEPEVQAQRLDTLLACFDLSSAREELQEVEGPFKAFCCLLIYLFVQVDTLCMEDLHAFIAQALCLQGKPTVQLMDLQLEYVDSRAVQLGSLFVRGLTTLVLVNSACGFPWNMSEFMPWNVFDGKLFHQKYLLSEKGHSVEALVEQNRTQLTRFQALKSAVCKACVKENRRITSRQAWRSHHTGRWEPESSSSHRTSSGHGRSGHRQHWRDQGSGSRSYEPDQWRRY
- the FAM120B gene encoding constitutive coactivator of peroxisome proliferator-activated receptor gamma isoform X1 is translated as MVLPLCSVMGVRGLQGFVGSTCPHIRTVVNLRELAEQHQNKHPRCPPTIVVDAMCCLRYWYTPESWVCGGQWREYFTALQEFVRVFTAVGIKLIFFFDGMVEQNKREEWVKRRLKNNKEISRIFHYIRSHRQQPGRNMFFIPSGLAIFTRFALKALGQETLCSLQEADYEVASYGLQNDCLGILGEDTDYLIYDTCPYFSISELSLDTLETVMLCRDKLCETLALRRADLPLLACLLGNDIVPEGLFESFRYRCLSSYTSVKGNFNKRGNIILAVADHIAKVLHLYQGEKKLEEMLPLGPNKALFYKGLASYLLPGQESPWVFQNPEDVITLNKEYIDPKSTIPEVLVTADPESSKQEVAMYIDPESGQEIPMCAGSESKQECSIPVYHESKRASPREADLECEPEAERKHGDLTKSQPEVKRQSTMGSDPEILMVARTQHVQAESYLVYNIMTSREIECSNTLEDALDQALPSQAFIYRPVRQRVYSLLLSHITDGADSFPAVKEWFVYAGNPLQHPDFVRPLQMNMPGGTPNLKLLWLNRQEPEVQAQRLDTLLACFDLSSAREELQEVEGPFKAFCCLLIYLFVQVDTLCMEDLHAFIAQALCLQGKPTVQLMDLQLEYVDSRAVQLGSLFVRGLTTLVLVNSACGFPWNMSEFMPWNVFDGKLFHQKYLLSEKGHSVEALVEQNRTQLTRFQALKSAVCKACVKENRRITSRQAWRSHHTGRWEPESSSSHRTSSGHGRSGHRQHWRDQGSGSRSYEPDQWRRY
- the FAM120B gene encoding constitutive coactivator of peroxisome proliferator-activated receptor gamma isoform X3 — protein: MVLPLCSVMGVRGLQGFVGSTCPHIRTVVNLRELAEQHQNKHPRCPPTIVVDAMCCLRYWYTPESWVCGGQWREYFTALQEFVRVFTAVGIKLIFFFDGMVEQNKREEWVKRRLKNNKEISRIFHYIRSHRQQPGRNMFFIPSGLAIFTRFALKALGQETLCSLQEADYEVASYGLQNDCLGILGEDTDYLIYDTCPYFSISELSLDTLETVMLCRDKLCETLALRRADLPLLACLLGNDIVPEGLFESFRYRCLSSYTSVKGNFNKRGNIILAVADHIAKVLHLYQGEKKLEEMLPLGPNKALFYKGLASYLLPGQESPWVFQNPEDVITLNKEYIDPKSTIPEVLVTADPESSKQEVAMYIDPESGQEIPMCAGSESKQECSIPVYHESKRASPREADLECEPEAERKHGDLTKSQPEVKRQSTMGSDPEILMVARTQHVQAESYLVYNIMTSREIECSNTLEDALDQALPSQAFIYRPVRQRVYSLLLSHITDGADSFPAVKEWFVYAGNPLQHPDFVRPLQMNMPGGTPNLKLLWLNRQEPEVQAQRLDTLLACFDLSSAREELQEVEGPFKAFCCLLIYLFVQVDTLCMEDLHAFIAQALCLQGKPTVQLMDLQRTQLTRFQALKSAVCKACVKENRRITSRQAWRSHHTGRWEPESSSSHRTSSGHGRSGHRQHWRDQGSGSRSYEPDQWRRY